From Ictidomys tridecemlineatus isolate mIctTri1 chromosome 2, mIctTri1.hap1, whole genome shotgun sequence, the proteins below share one genomic window:
- the LOC110599009 gene encoding uncharacterized protein LOC110599009 isoform X2 translates to MRSRDAISFSRPRYFQDTSTCPAAPVKSTWVAEGCLERRKGSGRARLRRAWGILEGRPQVAARGGRGRGKGGLGASGGDGSAEGRCEPPAAGSHGERPRRGARFSARVRSSAPGRRPRTHPAAAPAHPEPVTLARRERGAPGEGPRAGGWRGGLKCIPNAPGTLKHPVDPQVPDPQPRSGRSASVRPEEAAPKPSSAAGVLVPPGRLQRRGPEPPGGRAGPNTTRRERPGEPRAGIARFRGPGTLSASGPRSGRFLWILCKPPLLVCQTYRGLSS, encoded by the coding sequence ATGCGCAGCAGAGATGCGATAAGCTTTTCTCGACCCAGATATTTCCAGGACACTTCTACGTGCCCAGCGGCGCCGGTAAAAAGCACCTGGGTGGCAGAGGGCTGCCTGGAGAGGCGGAAGGGGAGCGGCCGCGCGCGGCTCAGACGCGCCTGGGGCATCCTGGAGGGCCGCCCGCAGGTGGCGGCGCGGGGCGGGCGGGGCCGGGGGAAGGGAGGGCTCGGCGCGTCGGGCGGTGACGGCAGCGCGGAGGGGAGGTGCGAGCCGCCGGCCGCGGGGAGCCATGGCGAGAGGCCGCGCCGCGGCGCCCGCTTCAGTGCCCGAGTCCGCAGCAGCGCCCCCGGCCGCCGACCCCGGACCCACCCGGCCGCCGCCCCGGCGCACCCCGAGCCCGTGACACTCGCGCGGCGGGAGCGAGGCGCCCCGGGAGAGGGCCCTCGCGCGGGAGGGTGGCGCGGTGGACTCAAGTGCATCCCTAACGCGCCGGGGACTCTCAAGCACCCCGTCGACCCCCAAGTCCCggatccccagcccaggagcggCAGGTCGGCGAGCGTTCGACCGGAGGAGGCGGCGCCGAAGCCGAGCTCCGCCGCCGGTGTCCTGGTGCCGCCCGGCAGGCTGCAGCGGAGGGGACCGGAGCCGCCGGGCGGCCGGGCCGGACCGAACACCACGCGGAGGGAGCGGCCAGGAGAGCCCCGCGCTGGGATAGCCCGCTTCAGAGGCCCCGGGACCTTGTCTGCTTCGGGGCCGCGTTCCGGGCGCTTCTTGTGG
- the LOC110599009 gene encoding uncharacterized protein LOC110599009 isoform X1, protein MRSRDAISFSRPRYFQDTSTCPAAPVKSTWVAEGCLERRKGSGRARLRRAWGILEGRPQVAARGGRGRGKGGLGASGGDGSAEGRCEPPAAGSHGERPRRGARFSARVRSSAPGRRPRTHPAAAPAHPEPVTLARRERGAPGEGPRAGGWRGGLKCIPNAPGTLKHPVDPQVPDPQPRSGRSASVRPEEAAPKPSSAAGVLVPPGRLQRRGPEPPGGRAGPNTTRRERPGEPRAGIARFRGPGTLSASGPRSGRFLWVPNRVRQGLKMELGESLET, encoded by the coding sequence ATGCGCAGCAGAGATGCGATAAGCTTTTCTCGACCCAGATATTTCCAGGACACTTCTACGTGCCCAGCGGCGCCGGTAAAAAGCACCTGGGTGGCAGAGGGCTGCCTGGAGAGGCGGAAGGGGAGCGGCCGCGCGCGGCTCAGACGCGCCTGGGGCATCCTGGAGGGCCGCCCGCAGGTGGCGGCGCGGGGCGGGCGGGGCCGGGGGAAGGGAGGGCTCGGCGCGTCGGGCGGTGACGGCAGCGCGGAGGGGAGGTGCGAGCCGCCGGCCGCGGGGAGCCATGGCGAGAGGCCGCGCCGCGGCGCCCGCTTCAGTGCCCGAGTCCGCAGCAGCGCCCCCGGCCGCCGACCCCGGACCCACCCGGCCGCCGCCCCGGCGCACCCCGAGCCCGTGACACTCGCGCGGCGGGAGCGAGGCGCCCCGGGAGAGGGCCCTCGCGCGGGAGGGTGGCGCGGTGGACTCAAGTGCATCCCTAACGCGCCGGGGACTCTCAAGCACCCCGTCGACCCCCAAGTCCCggatccccagcccaggagcggCAGGTCGGCGAGCGTTCGACCGGAGGAGGCGGCGCCGAAGCCGAGCTCCGCCGCCGGTGTCCTGGTGCCGCCCGGCAGGCTGCAGCGGAGGGGACCGGAGCCGCCGGGCGGCCGGGCCGGACCGAACACCACGCGGAGGGAGCGGCCAGGAGAGCCCCGCGCTGGGATAGCCCGCTTCAGAGGCCCCGGGACCTTGTCTGCTTCGGGGCCGCGTTCCGGGCGCTTCTTGTGG